CGCTGTATGCGGGAGATCGAGACCAGCCTCGGACGCAGGAGGGAGATCCATTGGGGTCCGCGAACGATTGATCTCGACCTGCTCATGGTGGATAACCTGGACGTGCAGATTCGGGCTTATGACCCGGAACTCATCGTTCCTCACCCTCGTATGTTGGAGAGAGCTTTCGTTCTCATCCCCCTGCTCGATGTGTTAGAACGACAGCATCCGGACTATGAGAAGCTTGAGCAATGTCTGCAGTTGCTGTCGGATCGGGAAGGAGTCAGATTATGGAGAGAAGCAGTTCCATAGCAAGGCGCATCCGGGCGTTCCGCAAGCTCAAAGGCTTAACGCAGCTGGAATTAGCCGAGAAGGTGAACATCTCGATCGCAGTGATCGGTTCGATCGAACGTGGAACGCGCAAGCCGGATGAACGTATACTATCGCGCATTGCTGAAGCGCTCGATGTATCTTTGGAGGAATTAACTGGTACAGAAGCGCAGAATCTCATTCAGAGGCCGCACTAATCACTAATACGCACTAATCGTTGCGTGGATGAGCAAGTACAGGTATGAAAGGAGAGGATGCTGTATTGCTCAAGATCGGAGATATCACGATGGCCAACCAGGTTGTGCTTGCGCCGATGGCAGGAGTGTGCAATCCGGCATTCCGCTTGATCGCGAAGGAGTTCGGCACGGGACTGGTATGTGCTGAGATGGTCAGTGACAAGGCGATCCTGCACGGGAATAAGCGCACGATGGAGATGCTTTACGTCGATGAACGGGAGAAACCGCTCAGTCTGCAGATCTTCGGCGGGGACAAGGAATCCCTCGTGGAAGCCGCTAAGATCGTGGATCAGCGGACGAACGCCGATATCATCGATATCAACATGGGATGCCCGGTGCCGAAGGTGACAAAATGCGATGCAGGCGCAAAATGGCTGCTTGACCCCAACAAGATCTATGAGATGGTCGCCGCCGTGGTGGATGCCGTCAGCAAACCGGTCACCGTCAAGATGCGGATCGGCTGGGACGCACAGCACATCTACGCCGTAAAGAACGCTCAGGCAGTTGAGCGGGCCGGCGGGCAGGCGGTGGCGGTGCATGGCCGTACCCGTGAACAGATGTATACGGGCAAAGCTGACTGGGGCATCATTAAAGAGGTAAAGGAAGCGGTCAACATTCCGGTCATCGGCAACGGCGATGTCTTCACGCCGGAAGATGCGAAGCGAATGCTGGATACAACCGGGGTTGACGGTGTGATGATCGGTCGTGCTGCGCTGGGTAATCCATGGATCCTGTACCGCACCGTCGAGTATCTGACGAAGGGCGTGCTGCCGCCCGAGCCGACACCGCGCGAGAAGATCGATATCGCCATGCTCCATCTTGATCGGTTGATCGCCCTCAAAGGAGAGAAGGTCGCCGTGAAAGAAATGCGCAAGCATATGGCGTGGTATCTCAAGGGGCTCAAAGGTGCGGCTAAGGTCAAGGAGCGGATCATGGAGGAAACCACGCGGGATGCGCTCACAAAAATTCTCTATGAATTCGTCGAGCAATTGGAAAACGCAAATGCTGCAGATGAGCAAGCAGCCCTTGCGTTACATTGACATTTCCATATGCGGATAATATAATATTCAATCAAAGTAGACACCAGAGTTGAAGATATTACCAGCGGATACTGCTTGATTAGCAGTCATACACGATGTTCTGCTGATATATGATTAAGAAGTACCATGTGCCTGTGCGGCTCATGGAATATCACGATGTGACAGGAGATCGGTAGCTATGTCAGAAAAGGAAGTCATTCTCACTCAAGAAGGACTGAAGAAGCTCGAGGAGGAACTCGAACATCTTAAGTCAGTCAAACGCCGCGAAGTAGCAGAACGCATCAAGGTTGCGATCGGCTACGGCGACTTAAGTGAGAATTCAGAATATGAGGATGCGAAGAATGAGCAGGCTTTCATCGAAGGACGCATCATCACTCTGGAGAAGATGCTTCGCAACGCACGCATCATCAACAACGACGAAGTTGATACAAATATAGTCAGCATCGGCTCAACGGTCATACTGGAAGATCTGGAGTTCGGTGATAAGCTGGAATATACGATCGTCGGGACCGCGGAGTCCGATCCTTTCCAGAATAAGATCTCCAATGAAAGTCCAGTTGGAAAGGCGATCCTGGGTCAGAAGAAGGGATCGATCGTAGACGTACAAGTTCCTGCAGGCATCATCCAGTATAAGATTATAGATATTAAGAAGTAATTGCAGCTAACTGGACATAGAACATGGAAGAAGCTCCATACGGAGAAGAAGCTCCATTCGGAGCTTTTTCCATGTTGTAAGAGTGCGGAACTGACATGGGCGCAAGATTTGTGTTAAAATGTTGAAGTCCTATATTGTTCGTTACAGTTGTAATATATGGCATAAAGTTAGGAGTTGAAGTCGTTGAGCCAGGAACAAGAATTAAATGAACTGCTCGCGGTACGTCGTGAGAAACTGGACGAACTGCGCAGTCTGGGCTTCGATCCGTTCGGTCAGAAGTATGAGCGCACCCATTGGGCAGAGCCCTTACTCAAGGAATACAGCGATAAGTCCGCTGAAGAACTGGACGAGCTGGCAGTGGAAGTCAGCATCGCCGGTCGTGTGATGCAGCTGCGCAAGATGGGCAAAGCAGGTTTTGCTCATGTACAGGATCAGACGGGACGCATTCAGATCTATGTGCGGCAGGATTCCGTCGCGGAGAATGAATATGCGGCCTTTAAGCTGCTTGATCTTGGCGATCTGATCGGCGTTCGGGGGACGGTATTTAAGACCAAAACCGGCGAGACCTCGATCAAGGTCAGCAAGCTTACCGTGCTCACCAAATCTCTCTATCCTCTCCCAGACAAATTCCACGGTCTCAAAGACGTAGAACTGCGCTATCGCCAGCGATATGTTGACTTGATCATGAATCCGGAAGTCAAACATACCTTCATCACGCGCTCCCGGATCATCCAAGCGATGCGCAGATATTTGGACGAGAGAGGATACCTGGAAGTGGAGACGCCGACGATGCACGCGATCGCAGGCGGCGCAGCGGCCCGGCCGTTCATCACGCATCACAATGCGCTGGACATGCAGCTCTATATGCGAATCGCGATCGAATTGCACCTGAAGCGCTTGATCGTGGGCGGTTTGGAGAAGGTATATGAGATCGGCCGCGTCTACCGCAACGAGGGGATCTCCACCCGACACAATCCGGAGTTCACGATGCTGGAGCTGTATGAGGCATATGTGGACTATGAGGATATCATGCGTTTGACGGAAGACATGATCGCCAGCATCGCCGAGGAAGTCCTGGGCACGAGGGTGATCCAATATCAAGGTCATACGGTGGATCTGAATACGCCGTGGCGCCGTGTGTCCATGGTGGAGCTGGTGAAGGAAGCAACGGGCGTGGATTTCAGCCTGCAGATCAGTGATGAAGAAGCGCGCCGCTTGGCGAAGGAGCATCAGGTGCCGGTAGAAAGCACTTACTCCGCCGGACATATCCTGAATGCGTTCTTCGAGCATTTTGTTGAGCATACGTTGATTCAACCGACCTTCGTCACTGGGCACCCTGTGGAGATCTCTCCGCTGGCGAAGAAGAATGCGGAGGATCCGCGATTCACAGACCGCTTCGAACTGTTCATCGTCGGCCGTGAACATGCCAATGCCTTCACGGAGTTGAACGATCCTATCGATCAGCGGGAGCGCTTCGAAGCGCAGCTGCTTGAGCGCGAGCAAGGCAACGAGGAAGCTCATGAGATGGATGAGGATTTTGTCCATGCACTTGAGTACGGGATGCCGCCAACGGGCGGACTGGGGATCGGTATCGACCGCTTGGTGATGCTGCTTACCGATGCGCCTTCGATCCGAGACGTGCTGTTGTTCCCATTGATGCGAGATCGGAGCTAAGGGGCAAGGATATCAGCGAGCGGAGCATGAGAATATTTGCATCTTGAGATTCATACAACTTGTGAGTATAATGGATTACGTGCTCCGCTCGAATTATTATGCTATAATGGTGTTTGTCGTGCAAAGATGGGTATTGCAGGGTTGGGTGCCGATCTAGCCTCCGAATTAGGGTGCCTAAATGGTAACTTAGGTATCTAGAGCTGGAGTGAATGCAGGAGGGATTGGTCCAAGTGTGACAGAACACCGAACATAATCAATTGCATAAAAATGGACTTGCATTTTGGTGCGAAGATGTGTTATCTTAAAAAAGTCGCTGTTAAAGAGTTTAACCCACAAGAAGTCATGTGGCGGCGTAGCTCAGCTGGCTAGAGCGTACGGTTCATACCCGTAAGGTCGGGGGTTCGATCCCCTCCGCCGCTACCATTATTCTCATCAAGAGAATCCCGCTGGGTGACAGACGGAACAGCGGAAGAGGATGCAGTGCAAGACGGTGCAGCGAAATTCCATACCATGCCGGTGTAGCTCAATTGGTAGAGCAACTGACTTGTAATCAGTAGGTTGGGGGTTCAAGTCCTCTCGCCGGCACCACTTAAGGAGGAGCCGTGGTGTAGAGGCCTAACATGCCTGCCTGTCACGCAGGAGATCGCGGGTTCGAATCCCGTCGGCTCCGCCATTATTTTCTAGCTCTGTAGAGGGCTTTTTTCATTCACGGCTCGGTAGCTCAGTCGGTAGAGCAGAGGACTGAAAATTCTCGTGTCGGCGGTTCGATTCCGTCCCGAGCCATCCGGAATCTCCGCAGTTTCGCGGTACACCCTCGAAGTGAACTGATTAAGCGGCGAAGCGGAGTACAAGTGTTTCCCATTGCTTCTGGATTCTCACTGCAGCATCTGGGATCACCTGAGTTCCGGAATACCCCCTTAGATTATGGGTATGCTCATTACATGGAGGCTTAGCGAAGTGGCCAAACGCGGCAGACTGTAAATCTGCTCCCGTAAGGGTTCGGTGGTTCGAATCCATCAGCCTCCACCATTTTTACCATATGAAGTCTGTTGACATAAGACCCTAATACATGATATTATCTTACTGTTGATGAACAACACATTATGCGATCGTGGCGGAATTGGCAGACGCGCTAGATTCAGGTTCTAGTGGGGTAACACCCGTGGAGGTTCGACTCCTCTCGATCGCACCATACATACAGATCTCCGTTTACGAACACACCTTTATTGATTCTGCTAATAGACGATAAGGGTGTGTTTTTTCATGTTGTATTGATATCAGTAAGGGAACATTCATTAGGCCCGATCTCGCCTCTTTGGAGGGATGAGTGATCGGGCCTTATGGCATTAGCCTTATAGCATCACTTATAGCATCATTTGATATTCGCGGCATTATGAAATATCTGAAGATACTTGTTGGTGACGTTGTTCATAATAAGTCATAACCTTGTCGACATATCGCTGCGTCTCTTGCGGAAGCAGTTCATAACGCGAGCGAAGATCGGCGTCATCCTGAATTCCGAGCCGATCGATGCGGCCTGGACCGGCATTGTATGCGGCGAGTGCGGTGCGCACGTTCCCGCCATACTTATCGATCAGCATGGATAGATAGCGTACGCCGCCGTCGATATTTTCTTCAGGATTGAATGGATCGCGGACGCCCAGTTCTGCAGCGGTGCCGTCCATCAACTGCATCAAGCCTTTGGCACCGGCACGGGAGACAGCATAAGGGTTAAAGGAGGACTCCGCCTGGATGACGGCCATGACTAGGTTCGGATCGACGCCGTAACGCGCAGCCTTGGTCTGAACAAGCGGTGCAACGGCGGCTTCCTTCTCTCCCTTAACGACAGGGTATGTATTGACTTTGTTGGCTTGAATACCCATCAAACGCTGCCAATCGAATGCTGTTGACGAGCTTGCACGTTTTGCCGTATCCGCTGGAGATGATGACGCAAGTATGATATCCGACAACATTTGATGAAAATCCGTCGACGATGTTGTTCGCTTGTTGTCTGAACTATGCAGATCAAGCGGCCGCATCGCCGATAACTGCAACAATTGCTTCATATGCCTTGGATCAATATTCATGATCGATTTACTCTCCTCTATATGATCCCTTCTTATATAGCTTGACTTATCTTACCTTGTCTTAGGTTATTATAATATCACTTGTATTTGGAATAGTAATTGTGATTTAGGGTAATAGTGATTTCGCATTATCTTATATTGATTTCGGCATGCCGCCGTTGAAATATTAGAGATGGTTTTGCACGAATTCACGTTGAGCCGACAGGAAGCGTGGATTGAGCAGCGGGCAAGCATGGGCTCGTGCTGAGTCGACTGGAAGCGTGGATTCAGTAGCGGGCAGGCATGGGCTCGTGCTGAGACAACAGGAAGTGTTGACTTAGCCGTGGTGCAGGCATGGGCTCGTGCTGAGTCGGCAGGAAGTGTTGACTCAGCGGTGGTGCAAGCATGGGCCTGTGCTGAAACAACAGAAACCGTGGACTGAGCGGCGGGGACAGGCATGCGAGTGCGCCGAATGAGCGTGGATTCGCAATCGACTGAGAAGCGTCGGCTTCTATGCGGTTGTTCGTGCTGATCGATGCCCGGCTGTGGTAAAATGAAGGATATGACGGTTAAGGTGGTCGTAAGATGGATCTGGAACGAACGAAACACCGATTGGAACAAACCTTGGGCGTGTCTATCCGCGTAGAGACATTGCCTGTTTGGGATTCGCCATCCATCAGCTGGGAAGTGAACGGAACGATCTATTACAAACTGCAAAATTCCTCTGAGCAAGCTTCCGACGGGATCCTGGCATGGGCGGTGGATGCCCGGGAGATTTCGCCGAAGGAAAGGCGGCTCATCGAATTGCTGCTTGAAGCGGTGCTGCAAGATGGGACAACCCCGGCGATTCGTCCGGTCTCGGTGAATGATGAGGAGGGACGGGCCCGGGCAATCGGGGAATGGATCGCCGGCAAGCTGGAGGAAGGCGATCTGGCCAGTATGCTGCCGGATCTGGCTTTCCTGCGTTCCTTGCAATATGATTCCTCCCTCTGCTTGCTGCTGGATGTGGAATTCCGCGAGTCCAATCGCTTTACGTATAAGGAATTAAAGAAATTAATCGGTACCTACTTCGAATCGGACACTGTGCTGATCCCCCTCACTGAAGGGGAATGGATCATCTTGGCTTCCGGTGCTGTGCTGGAGTCCGTTCATGAGGACGGGGACAACGAGGAATCCATAGAGGAGCTTATGGAGTCGATCGCGCTGTCCATGCATGAGATGATCAACGAGTGGATCGGGGACTGCCGCATCTCGGCAGCCGGATTGATCCACGCGCCGACGAATCTGCTGCAAGCGATCCAGAACATGCGCGGCTCGATCCGTCTGGGGAGATTATTCCATCCAGAGGAGTCGGTCTACCTGCCGTGGAAGCTGCATCTCGAACGGTTGCTGTATACGATGGAGGAGCGGGAGAAGAAGCGGTTCCTGGAACAATTGATGAAAAATACGGACTCTTCCACCCTGGATGCGGAGATGTTAATGACGCTGAAGACCTTCTTCCAGCACAACTGCAACATCAGCGAGACGTCCAAGGCGTTGTACATCCACCGCAATACCTTGCTCTATCGGCTGGATAAGTTTAAGCAGGCAACGGGGATGGATGTCAGGAACTTCCACGATGCCGTGCTGATCCATATGGCCCTGCTATTGTATAAAGTAACGAAATGGGATTAGTTTTTTTGTAAGGATTGTGCATAGTCATATGGAACGGAAGTAGGGTAAGATAAAGTTAGCCTTAAGTACATTTGATTGGGGGAGAACCTAATGGCAGGATTATCGCTTAGACACATCTATAAGCGCTATCCAGGTGCGAAAGAGCCGTCTGTTAAAGACTTTACGCTGGAGATTAAGGATAAGGAATTCATCGTTCTGGTTGGTCCATCCGGCTGCGGTAAGTCCACCACGCTTCGGATGATCGCAGGACTGGAAGAGATCACGGAAGGTGAACTGTATATCGGCGACCGCCTCGTGAACGACGTGGCTCCGAAGGACCGCGACATCGCGATGGTGTTCCAGTCCTACGCTCTGTATCCGCACATGAACGTATATCAGAACATGGCATTCGGTCTGAAACTCCGCAAATTTAAGAAAGACGAGATCGATCGCCGCGTAAGAGAAGCTGCGAAGATCCTTGATATCGAGCATTTGCTGGACCGCAAGCCGAAGGCACTCTCCGGCGGTCAACGTCAACGTGTTGCTCTCGGACGTGCAATCGTGCGTGATCCGCAGGTGTTCCTGATGGACGAACCGCTGTCCAACTTGGACGCGAAGCTGCGCGGACACATGCGTGCTGAGATCAGCAAGCTGGCTAAGCGCTTGGAGACAACGGTTATCTACGTTACTCACGACCAAGTAGAAGCGATGACGATGGGTGACCGGATCGTAGTTATGAATAACGGGGTCATCCAGCAAGTTGATACGCCTGAACAGCTGTACAACTATCCGGATAACCTGTTCGTTGCAGGGTTCCTGGGATCTCCGACGATGAACTTCATCAACGGTCGTCTGGAAGAGTCCAATGGTGTCGTCTCCTTCAAAGCTACGGGCATGGATATTCAGCTGCCCGAAGGCCGTGCGAATGTTGTACGCGAGAAGGGCTATGTGGGCAAGGAAGTCATCCTTGGCGTACGTCCGGAAGACATCCATATGGAACCGATCTTCCTCGAAGCTTCTCCGAACAGCATCGTGAACACTTATGTCGATGTTGTGGAGAACTTGGGTCACGAGATCATCCTTTACCTGAGCGGTGTGGGTGAAGGTTCGTTCATAGCTCGCGTAGATGCACGCAACAATGTCACCGACGGCACGAACCTCAAGCTTGCGATCGACATGAACAAGATTCATCTGTTCGATCCAACAACGGAAAAAGCGATTCGCGAATAATGACATCGATTACCATAAGGTCGGCGAAAGCCGGCCTTTTAGCTTTATAGCGTGCCCAGCTAAACACGCATTCTCTAGCCGGTGCAAGTCCGGTCGCGGGAGGAACCAAGTCCCCGCGCAGCTAGGATAGCTGCGTATAGAGAGATCTGTGCGTAGAAGCGTATCGACGAAAGTACCTGTCAGAGACAGGGCGAGCAACATACCAGGCGGTAACATAAAGAACGTCGGAAAGCCGTATGAGGGAGAACCTCACGTACGGTTTGATGAGGAGGGGCTGGGCTCCGCCCAGCCTCTCACTCTAGGTTATATATATATACATTATATATACATAATCAAGATCTCATTGCGCTGTACATACAGTTCTCTATAAGATAAGTATTAACGGCCTAGAAAGGTCAAAAAGGGATATTTTTCGACTTTAGGTTGATTTTATCCCCGGTATTGAATTACGATGAGAACGATGGAAATTCGGGACATAAGGAGTTATCGAGAGATGGCCAAAAAGTTACGCGTACAAAAGCTCGTTAACCGTATGAATCTTGATGTGTTAGCTGGAGAGAACGGTCTGCACCGCATCATCCAGGTGGCAGACTTGCATCGTCCGGGGATGGAGATCGCGGGATATTTTGACTATTATCCGAGAGAACGCGTGCAGATCATGGGCAAGACGGAATTGACCTTCATCCAGACGCTGCCCAGCGAAGTCAGGCAGGAACGCATTGCTCGGATGCTTGCGGATGAGACGCCGTGCTTTATCATCTCGCGGGGGATGGAAGCGCCGGACGAACTGCTGCGCATGGCAGAAGAAGCGGCGATCCCCGTGCTGAGAAGCCCTCTGACGACGACGATCTTAGCTAGCCGTTTGACGAATTTCCTGGAAAACGAATTAGCACCGACAACGACGATTCACGGTGTACTGGTCGATGTATACGGCGTGGGCGTACTGATCACCGGCAACAGCGGCATCGGGAAGAGCGAGACGGCTTTGGAACTGGTCAAGCGCGGACATCGGCTGGTCGCTGACGATGCAGTGGAGATCCGGCAGACAGCGGATTTTCAGCTCTATGGCTCGGCACCGGACTTGATCAAGCATCTCTTGGAGATCCGCGGCATCGGCATCATCAATGTGATGACCTTATTCGGTGCGGGCGCTGTACGCAATGTGAAGAAGATATCGATTGTCATGGCGCTGGAGAACTGGCAGCAAGATAAGCAGTATGACCGGATCGGACTGGACGAGGAGAAGACCCAGATCATCGATACTGAAGTCCCGCTGCTTACGATTCCTGTTCGTCCTGGTCGAAACATCGCGGTCATCATCGAAGTAGCCGCTATGAACTATCGACTGAAGGCCATGGGGTACAATGCTGCACAGCAGTTTACTAATAAATTAACCGCTGCGATCAGTGACGAATTGGAGGATTCCGAATAGGAGGTTGTAGGCAGATGTTAGATCCGGTAGCATTTCATATAGGTCCCATACCGGTTCATTGGTATGGGATCATCTTGGGATTAGGAGCTGTGGTGGGCCTAATCATGGCGATCTGGGAAGGGAAGAGGTTTCTTATTCCTTCGGAATTTTTTATGGATCTGCTCTTGATCGGCGCTCCCTCTGCAATCCTCGGTGCACGAATCTACTATGTCGCTTTCAGATGGGAGGATTACCAGGATAACCTCTGGGATGTGTTCAAGATCTGGGAGGGCGGCATCGCCATTCATGGTGCGCTCATCGGGGCAGTGATCGCCGGTGTGATCTATACGAGATATAAAGGATATGATTTCTGGCGAATTGCGGATATCTGTGCCCCGTCACTGATCACAGGTCAGATGATCGGCCGCTGGGGCAACTTCGTTAACCAGGAAGCATACGGCGGTCCGGTATCGGAGGAGTTTCTGCGGAAGACGCTGCATTTACCGGATTTTATCGTGAATCAGATGAATGTCCAAGGAACCTATCACCATCCCACCTTCCTATATGAATCGGTATGGAACTTAGGCGTGCTCATCCTGCTTCTCGTGCTGCGCCGCCGCTCCTTCATGCGGGCTGGGGAGCTGTTCGCAACGTATCTGATCAGCTATTCGGTGGGACGTTTCTTCATCGAAGGTCTCCGAACCGACAGCCTGGCTTTCCATGGTCCGGCGTGGCTGGATTCGCTGTTGGATGTTCTGTGGTCGCCGATGCTGCTCGTATTCGAGCCCGGGTTTCTCGATCCAGCTTACGGCAATATACGCACGGCCCAATTCATAGGCGTACTGATCATCCTCGCTTGTGTCCTCTTCATCGCAGCCAGGAGACTGCTTGGCTATGCGAACATGAAGTATTCGGACCCGATCAAACCGCAGCTTAGATATCACAGAAGATAAAGGAGAGAGCTATGGCGCTTTATGATACGGTGTTGTTCGACTTAGACGGAACGATCATCGATACGAATGAGTTGATCATCGCATCGATTCAGCATGTATGGCAGCAAAAGTACGGCACCCTTCTGAATCGGGAGAAGATCATCCCCCAGATGGGGCTGCCGCTGGAACAGCAGTTCCAAACCTTCACCGGCCTTGATGAGGTTCAGGATCTGATCGCCGAATATCGGAAGTTCAATTATGCGGCTCATGACGACTTCGTGAGACCATTCCCCTACGTGAAGGAAGTGCTGACGACCCTGCGCGAGAACGGCATTCGAACGGGAGCGGTCACGACGAAGATGCGTGCGTCATCGCTTCGAAGTCTGGCTTTCTGCGGATTGGACGAGCTGTTGGAGGTTTTGGTGGCGGTGGACGATGTGGAGCATCCGAAGCCCCATCCTGAGCCGGTGCTGAAGGCAGTAGAGCAGCTTGCTGCAGATCCGTCCAGAACCTTGATGGTCGGCGACAGTCCCTTCGATCTGGTTGCAGCAAGGGAAGCGGGGGCGGCATCCGCAGCTGTCGCCTGGTCATTGAAGGGCGAAGATGTCCTGCGCGAATATGAACCGACCCATGTCATCTACAACATGCGGGAACTGCTTCCGCTGGTCGGGCTCGAGGATCTTGCAGGATAGACGGAAGGCAGGGAATGATCATGCGTAACGTCGAGAGATATCCCGTGGAAGGACCCAATTCCCTGTGGCAGATCTATCGAACGGTCAGCCCTTGGAAGGGAATTCGCAATTTTATCTTCATCCAGATTGCCCGTTACAGCCCTTCCTTGAAGTTGAAGAACTGGATCTATCGCCGCATCCTGGGGATGAAGGTGGGGAAGAATACAGCCTTCGGCTTAATGGCGATGGTGGATGTCTTCTTCCCGGAACGGATCACCGTGGGCGATAATACGATCATCGGTTACAATACAACGATTCTGGCCCATGAATACCTGACGAACGAGTATCGCTTAGGCGATGTGAAGATCGGTTCCCATGTGATGATCGGTGCGAATACGACGATCCTGCCGGGCGTGACGATCGGTGATTATGCCGTGGTCGGGGCGGGGTCCGTTGTACACAAGGATGTGGCGCCGCACAGTTTCGTTGCGGGCAATCCGCTGCGCGTGATCCGCGAGCAGGCGAAGACGAAAGATGAGGACGGGGCTTGGTCGTAGAGCCTCAGTCCTCATTCGATTGTGCATGAATGAACAATAGGCTGGCTAAGAAACGGTTTGGTCGTACATAGAGGGGTTGGAGGAGCGGGCGTAATGTCGGGTGAAATTTTATTTTTTTGGTTATTCACTTTACTTTGATGATATGTTACCATATTAGCAGACTAAAGCATTTGTTGATTTCGCTTTGTTTTGCATGTTATTTTGCATGTTATGAAGATGATTGATCATGATGATGAGTAATTGGTTGAATATGAACCTAGGAGAAGGTTAACAACTTCTTAGAATGGATATAGAGGTGAACTCCGTGCCTAAACCGAAAGTGTTCGAGAAGCCGTCCGGCGTCAAGGACTACCTGCCGAAGACAGTGGCCCGGCTGCGCCGCATCGAAATCCAGGTACTGGCTTGCATGGAACAGTGGGGATACCGGCAGATTATGACGCCGACGCTGGAATATTACGATACCGTTGGAGTGACAAGTTCGACTTCGGATAAGCGGCTGTTCAAGCTGCTCGATCATCGGGGCACCACGCTGGTGCTGCGTTCGGATATGACGGCGCCGATCGCCCGCGTGGTCTCCTCCCTGCTGAAAGATGAACCGCTGCCGATCCGCTTGGCTTACCATGCCAATGTGTTTCGTGCTTTTGAAGAAGAAGCGGGCCGGGATGCGGAATTCTTCCAGACGGGTGTAGAGCTGGTAGGGGATGCTTCGGCCGATGCAGATGCGGAGGTCATCGCTTTGGCGACGGCTGCGCTGCAGGCTGCCGGTATCAGCGAGTTTAAATTAGCTCTTGGGCATCAAGGATTGCTTAACGGCTTGTTGCGGGAATCCCTGGAAGGTCAGGAGGAGGCCCAAGATCAGCTGAAACAATGTTTGCTCGCCCGCGACTATGTCGGTTATCGATATTTCATCCGCAATATGGGCGTGCCTCCTGAGATTCAGAATAAGCTGGAAGCGATCTTGGAACTGCGCGGCGGCAAGGAAGTTTGCGAGAAAGTGGCGTCCTATACGCAAGATGAAGAGACGCGTGCAGCTGTGCATAATCTCTGCGAGATCTGGGAGGCCTTGGAAGCATACGGGGTAAGCGATCGGATGTTAATCGATCTGACGATGATCGGTCATTTCTCCTATTATACTGGGATGGTCTTTGAAGCTTATTCGGCGCAGTCCGGCTTCCCCGTGGCCAGCGGCGGCAGATACGATAATCTGCTGCAGCGGTTTGAGCGTCCGGCACCGGCGACGGGATTTGCCCTGAAGACGACGCGCATCCTGGAGATCCTCGGGCCGAGCGTCAAAGAGGATGAGAAGCGGGTGCTGCTCGTCTATGATGCGGCTCATCGCCGCGAGGCTTATGCTCGGGCATCCGAGCTGCGCAGCCGGCAGGGGTATGTGGTGGAGACGTATCGCGCAGATGCCCGGGAGACACCGGAGATCGAACATACGGCTGACGGCAAGGCAAGCTGGAGCGGACGGGTTTATGATGAGATCGTCTTGATGACGGA
This sequence is a window from Insulibacter thermoxylanivorax. Protein-coding genes within it:
- the folK gene encoding 2-amino-4-hydroxy-6-hydroxymethyldihydropteridine diphosphokinase, whose amino-acid sequence is MHDAITDTAKKNLYIALGSNVGDRESWLAKALAALNRLPGVRQMVCSAVYDTDPVGYTEQASFLNMAVKLEVEMPVVMVFRCMREIETSLGRRREIHWGPRTIDLDLLMVDNLDVQIRAYDPELIVPHPRMLERAFVLIPLLDVLERQHPDYEKLEQCLQLLSDREGVRLWREAVP
- a CDS encoding helix-turn-helix domain-containing protein → MERSSSIARRIRAFRKLKGLTQLELAEKVNISIAVIGSIERGTRKPDERILSRIAEALDVSLEELTGTEAQNLIQRPH
- the dusB gene encoding tRNA dihydrouridine synthase DusB, which translates into the protein MLKIGDITMANQVVLAPMAGVCNPAFRLIAKEFGTGLVCAEMVSDKAILHGNKRTMEMLYVDEREKPLSLQIFGGDKESLVEAAKIVDQRTNADIIDINMGCPVPKVTKCDAGAKWLLDPNKIYEMVAAVVDAVSKPVTVKMRIGWDAQHIYAVKNAQAVERAGGQAVAVHGRTREQMYTGKADWGIIKEVKEAVNIPVIGNGDVFTPEDAKRMLDTTGVDGVMIGRAALGNPWILYRTVEYLTKGVLPPEPTPREKIDIAMLHLDRLIALKGEKVAVKEMRKHMAWYLKGLKGAAKVKERIMEETTRDALTKILYEFVEQLENANAADEQAALALH
- the greA gene encoding transcription elongation factor GreA, with the translated sequence MSEKEVILTQEGLKKLEEELEHLKSVKRREVAERIKVAIGYGDLSENSEYEDAKNEQAFIEGRIITLEKMLRNARIINNDEVDTNIVSIGSTVILEDLEFGDKLEYTIVGTAESDPFQNKISNESPVGKAILGQKKGSIVDVQVPAGIIQYKIIDIKK
- the lysS gene encoding lysine--tRNA ligase, translating into MSQEQELNELLAVRREKLDELRSLGFDPFGQKYERTHWAEPLLKEYSDKSAEELDELAVEVSIAGRVMQLRKMGKAGFAHVQDQTGRIQIYVRQDSVAENEYAAFKLLDLGDLIGVRGTVFKTKTGETSIKVSKLTVLTKSLYPLPDKFHGLKDVELRYRQRYVDLIMNPEVKHTFITRSRIIQAMRRYLDERGYLEVETPTMHAIAGGAAARPFITHHNALDMQLYMRIAIELHLKRLIVGGLEKVYEIGRVYRNEGISTRHNPEFTMLELYEAYVDYEDIMRLTEDMIASIAEEVLGTRVIQYQGHTVDLNTPWRRVSMVELVKEATGVDFSLQISDEEARRLAKEHQVPVESTYSAGHILNAFFEHFVEHTLIQPTFVTGHPVEISPLAKKNAEDPRFTDRFELFIVGREHANAFTELNDPIDQRERFEAQLLEREQGNEEAHEMDEDFVHALEYGMPPTGGLGIGIDRLVMLLTDAPSIRDVLLFPLMRDRS
- a CDS encoding lytic transglycosylase domain-containing protein — encoded protein: MNIDPRHMKQLLQLSAMRPLDLHSSDNKRTTSSTDFHQMLSDIILASSSPADTAKRASSSTAFDWQRLMGIQANKVNTYPVVKGEKEAAVAPLVQTKAARYGVDPNLVMAVIQAESSFNPYAVSRAGAKGLMQLMDGTAAELGVRDPFNPEENIDGGVRYLSMLIDKYGGNVRTALAAYNAGPGRIDRLGIQDDADLRSRYELLPQETQRYVDKVMTYYEQRHQQVSSDIS